A single Salvelinus sp. IW2-2015 unplaced genomic scaffold, ASM291031v2 Un_scaffold1352, whole genome shotgun sequence DNA region contains:
- the LOC112070528 gene encoding zinc finger and BTB domain-containing protein 3-like, giving the protein MEFPQHALQLLSGLRSQRQRGFLCDCTVFVSSSRFLAHRAVLASCSPFFHMFYSDPPGGTGASSVTLDGDIVTAAAFGLLLDFMYEGVLRLEAPPPAEDVLAAASFLHMNEVVRVCKRRLQHRPPPAEADSTRPEESGVAVVGASGPGVGMVATGAAKAVAMAMSVSQSASVAMQRSQLGCYTRSERRVEVHAHAPLSPDMADTTQPGMDHALLHVGELVTLSSGASLRLGGQREGQGGSALCSPCSSTESYNLSSHHRQPSSSAGASSVVPVTQTDGSSSMVGILTQSDHSSSSSPEQDSHDPVSNKSTVITPGIQCQQHGLSINTHPQIRIQPPHSLLTSPPNLNLVTHQSQTSALSRPDGLQHGGSERESKEASEHSNMGTVRVEEVEQGEGVKVKVEAIVISDEEFEEMEGVLIRRGMNGGRERGMMEVEDRNEFNDDNKDRDELNNPHFLPPHPASLQMTHSHPSEPFSFSFSPSGPSSTSSDAPPFPSSLFPSVGQHSDQPVYFQDSMGNYVEDVPTCSVCGKTFSCAYTLRRHAIVHTRERPYECRYCYRSYTQSGDLYRHIRKAHDSSLPAKRSKGDTEEGQPPHS; this is encoded by the coding sequence ATGGAGTTCCCCCAGCACGCCCTGCAGCTCCTGTCAGGCCTGCGTTCTCAGCGTCAGCGTGGGTTCCTGTGCGACTGCACCGTCTTCGTGAGTTCCTCACGTTTCCTGGCCCACCGTGCTGTCCTGGCCTCCTGCTCTCCATTCTTCCACATGTTCTACTCTGATCCCCCAGGGGGCACCGGGGCCAGCTCGGTCACGCTGGACGGGGACATCGTGACGGCGGCGGCGTTCGGCCTGTTGTTAGACTTCATGTACGAGGGTGTGCTGCGGCTTGAGGCCCCTCCCCCAGCAGAGGACGTGCTGGCGGCGGCAAGCTTCCTCCACATGAACGAGGTGGTCCGGGTGTGTAAGAGACGGCTACAGCACCGACCGCCACCAGCTGAGGCAGACAGCACGCGCCCGGAGGAGAGCGGAGTGGCGGTGGTGGGTGCTAGTGGACCCGGAGTTGGCATGGTGGCAACAGGAGCTGCCAAAGCGGTGGCTATGGCGATGTCAGTATCTCAGTCTGCGTCAGTGGCGATGCAGAGAAGCCAGTTGGGCTGTTATACGAGgtcagagaggagggtggaggttcATGCGCACGCCCCTCTGAGTCCTGACATGGCCGACACCACCCAGCCGGGCATGGACCACGCCCTCCTTCATGTGGGTGAGCTGGTTACCCTCTCCTCCGGTGCCTCTCTCAGGCTGGGAGGTCAGAGAGAGGGTCAGGGGGGCTCGGCCCTTTGCAGCCCCTGCAGCTCCACAGAGTCATACAATCTCAGCAGCCACCATCGCCAGCCCTCTTCATCAGCAGGTGCATCATCAGTGGTACCTGTGACCCAGACTGATGGCTCCAGCTCCATGGTGGGGATACTGACCCAGTCTGACCACAGCAGCTCCTCCAGCCCAGAACAGGACAGCCATGACCCTGTCTCTAACAAGAGCACAGTCATCACACCAGGCATACAATGCCAGCAGCATGGTCTCAGTATCAACACACACCCTCAGATTAGAATACAGCCTCCACACTCACTCCTCACCTCACCTCCCAACCTGAACCTTGTAACCCATCAGAGCCAAACCTCAGCTCTGTCCAGGCCTGACGGGCTGCAGCATGGGgggtcagagagggagagcaaggagGCTAGTGAACACTCTAACATGGGGACTGTgagagtggaggaggtggagcagGGGGAAGGAGTGAAGGTAAAGGTGGAGGCCATAGTGATCTCAGATGAGGAGTTTGAGGAGATGGAAGGAGTGTTGATAAGGAGAGGAATGAATGGGGGTAGAGAACGAGGGATGATGGAGGTAGAGGACAGGAATGAGTTTAACGATGATAATAAAGACAGAGATGAACTGAACAACccccacttcctccctcctcaccccgcCTCACTCCAGATGACCCACTCCCACCCCTCTGagcctttctccttctctttctccccctccggACCCAGCTCCACCTCTTCTGATGCTCCCCCTTTCccatcctccctcttcccctccgtGGGCCAACATTCCGACCAGCCCGTCTACTTCCAGGATTCCATGGGAAACTATGTCGAGGACGTCCCCACGTGCAGTGTCTGTGGGAAGACATTCTCGTGCGCGTACACCCTGAGGCGACACGCCATTGTGCACACYCGCGAGCGCCCCTACGAGTGCCGCTACTGTTACCGTAGCTACACGCAGTCAGGTGACCTGTACCGCCACATTAGGAAGGCTCATGACTCCAGCCTGCCAGCCAAACGCAGTAAAGGAGACACTGAGGAGGGCCAGCCTCcacacagctaa
- the LOC111967228 gene encoding ribonuclease H2 subunit C: MSSNCSVTTLQLDSVSQAECPPVHLLPCEIEHDGPAEVSQFFTATIKDRKHEKTVSFRGRGLKGQEVSCPQGYTGLVLREVNKSGSDQEDRTVKVSSVFHKVTYWNLETSPNSDDGIVMAMAWPDLAEAIHGPVDD, encoded by the exons ATGTCATCCAATTGCAGTGTGACCACATTACAGCTGGACTCAGTGAGCCAGGCAGAATGCCCCCCTGTTCACCTGCTGCCCTGTGAGATAGAACATGACGGGCCTGCAGAGGTGTCCCAGTTCTTCACAGCCACCATCAAAGACCGAAAACATG AGAAAACGGTGTCGTTCAGGGGTCGTGGGTTAAAAGGTCAGGAGGTCAGCTGTCCGCAGGGCTACACAGGCCTGGTGCTGAGAGAGGTCAACAAATCAGGCTCTGACCAGGAG GACAGGACTGTGAAAGTGTCCTCAGTGTTCCATAAAGTCACCTACTGGAACCTCGAGACTTCGCCCAACTCTGATGACGGCATCGTCATGGCAATGGCCTGGCCGGATCTGGCAGAAGCG ATACATGGGCCGGTGGATGACTGA
- the LOC112070537 gene encoding high mobility group nucleosome-binding domain-containing protein 5-like — translation MTHHSAHPLHPYDPQFLYPPQPYPVQLPQSLYPPQPYPIQPPQSYSTPSKHHIVIQQEAPPTGFPMQWAAGVATAGLPFRAPMGLQTSWTSPAMPDTQRWRMVQGVAGEDLGRVASAATSPEGGSSVGHRQKREKSSDLAHELDIKPVRLSSGHGESSESSRTSSQASKDSVSSRERRKRKEKNGGRAGQSATDRSSAGSGEVVIPEASVSSASVVQSSENDGTSVVGSNRSRMSRGLANLFSAEESGSHRDESGSDREWSVSQKEESSQIQESGSHRAKAVSHMEESVSHRVEAVSQMEESRSQMQASMIKKESVSHREEVASEKEVGDNDMEATEGEEESLVGLSVEEGATGEEEEEIKHDREEGRETEEEEGMGEHEGEKEQGEDQDEGNEASQRDREEGEEEEEEEVQPESESVSIRENTAEDEEDRERGEEEAEEAQDSEGQVEREEVERSDRGMEEESENEREESHTSQNGEIEEEDVGVGDEIDDNEEGSEGEEDGGEEEKEEQRCQDAEEDSAAGQPEDEEGRDSDDSIISPPGHRSSKGLAEVAEEEEEEVIGDNDENDDCEDDEDDKVKGYSWSVDPFPDEDDDIESLLAPQAKSQEKQEKEGKKKTVVLVKPKAIDEDLDSLSEVKALHKKKGTNQDTDSEEFDHFYD, via the exons ATGACTCACCACTCCGCTCACCCCCTCCACCCCTATGACCCTCAGTTCCTCTACCCCCCTCAGCCTTACCCTGTCCAGCTCCCTCAGTCCCTCTACCCCCCTCAGCCTTACCCTATCCAGCCCCCTCAGTCCTACTCTACCCCCAGTAAACACCACATTGTGATCCAGCAGGAGGCACCACCGACAGGGTTCCCCATGCAATGGGCTGCTGGGGTCGCCACGGCTGGGCTCCCTTTCAGGGCCCCAATGGGCCTTCAAACCTCCTGGACCAGCCCTGCCATGCCGGATACCCAGCGATGGAGAATGGTACAGGGTGTGGCGGGGGAGGATCTGGGGAGGGTGGCCAGTGCAGCGACTAGTCCTGAAGGAGGTAGCAGTGtgggacacagacagaagagagagaagagcagcgaTCTGGCACATGAGCTCGACATCAAACCAG TGCGTCTGTCGAGTGGACatggagagagcagtgagagcagCAGAACCTCCAGTCAGGCCAGTAAAGACAGCGTCAGtagcagggagaggaggaagaggaaggagaagaatgGAGGAAGAGCAGGACAGAGCGCAACAGACAGGTCCTCTGCAGGATCCGGGGAGGTGGTTATTCCTGAGGCTTCAGTATCTTCTGCCTCTGTGGTCCAAAGCTCAGAGAATGATGGGACATCGGTGGTAGGGAGCAACAGGAGCAGGATGAGTAGGGGACTGGCTAACCTATTCAgtgcagaggagtcaggaagTCATAGAGACGAATCAGGGAGTGATAGGGAGTGGTCGGTGAGTCAAAAGGAGGAATCAAGTCAAATTCAAGAATCAGGGAGTCATAGGGCAAAGGCAGTGAGTCACATGGAGGAATCAGTGAGTCATAGAGTAGAGGCAGTGAGTCAAATGGAAGAGTCAAGAAGTCAAATGCAGGCGTCAATGATTAAAAAGGAGTCAGTGAGTCATAGGGAGGAAGTAGCCAGTGAGAAAGAAGTAGGAGATAATGACATGGAGGccacagagggagaagaggagagtctGGTTGGACTCAGTGTGGAGGAGGGAGcaacaggagaagaggaggaggaaattaaacatgacagagaggaggggagggaaacagaggaagaagagggaatgGGAGAACATGAAGGTGAAAAAGAGCAAGGAGAAGATCAGGATGAAGGCAATGAGgcaagccagagagacagagaagaaggagaggaggaggaagaggaagaagtccAACCAGAGAGTGAGAGCGTTTCTATAAGGGAGAACACTGCAGAGGAcgaggaagacagggagaggggagaggaggaagcagaggaggcaCAGGACTCAGAAGGGCAGGTAGAGCGCGAGGAGGTGGAACGGAGTGATAGAGGCatggaggaagagagcgagaacgAAAGAGAGGAATCACACACTTCTCAGAatggagagatagaagaggaggaTGTGGGAGTTGGGGATGAAATAGATGATAATGAGGAGGGGTCAGAAGGTGAAGAAGATGGTggcgaggaagagaaagaggagcagCGTTGTCAGGATGCTGAGGAAGACTCAGCAGCAGGGCAACCTGAAGATGAAGAGGGGAGAGACTCTGACGACAGCATCATCTCACCACCAGGACACAG GTCATCCAAAGGGCTGGCAGAGGTagcggaagaggaggaggaagaagtgaTCGGTGATAATGATGAAAATGATGATTGTGAAGATGATGAAGATGACAAAGTGAAAGGGTATTCATGGTCTGTAGATCCCTTTCCAGATGAGGATGATGATATTGAAAGTCTTCTCGCTCCACAAGCAAAGTCTCAGGAAAAACA AGAGAAAGAAGGCAAGAAGAAGACAGTGGTCCTTGTCAAACCCAAAG CCATAGATGAAGACTTGGACAGTCTCTCTGAAGTAAAAGCACTTCACAAAAAGAAAGGTACTAATCAGGACACAGACTCAGAAGAGTTTGATCACTTCTACGACTGA
- the zdhhc24 gene encoding probable palmitoyltransferase ZDHHC24, giving the protein MTWFSFAGRVWDRVEKTCLHLPIFLNTVLVFSITAEVSYLVLVEAPLQPDQKKTQWSTVWKTLHLLVQYFMFGNITWNASLFLKTSPSIQGVFLGSEGMAQGWRYCYTCETHTPPRCSHCYDCKVCVLRRDHHCVFFGQCVGFRNYRYFLSCLLFMWMGLLYAVVMNAEVFIIILKEGVTLHSILLLLMPWIMLVSGQVTARAFAFAFIADTCVLGFLLVAAFLFFHLFLLLRGQTTREWYSIRRPYNLGLLGNLRHGLGTRWYICWLCPLIPSPLPGDGIHFQVTESLELDPNRSR; this is encoded by the exons ATGACGTGGTTTAGCTTCGCAGGTCGGGTGTGGGATCGCGTGGAGAAGACGTGTCTCCACCTGCCCATCTTTCTGAACACCGTTCTCGTGTTCTCCATCACGGCGGAGGTGAGCTACCTGGTCCTGGTCGAGGCGCCGCTCCAACCGGACCAGAAGAAGACCCAGTGGTCTACCGTGTGGAAGACTCTGCACCTCCTCGTGCAGTACTTCATGTTTGGCAACATCACATGGAACGCCTCGCTGTTTCTGAAAACCAGCCCCAGCATTCAAGGAGTGTTCCTGGGCTCAGAAGGCATGGCACAAGGCTGGAG GTACTGCTACACATGTGAGACCCACACTCCCCCGCGGTGCTCCCACTGCTATGACTGTAAGGTGTGTGTTCTGAGAAGAGACCACCACTGTGTGTTCTTCGGCCAGTGTGTGGGCTTCCGTAACTACCGCTACTTCCTCAGCTGTCTGCTGTTCATGTGGATGGGGCTGCTGTACGCTGTAGTGATGAACGCTGAGGTCTTCATCATCATCCTGAAGGAAGGAGTCACGCTGCACAGCATCCTGCTACTTCTCATGCCCTGGATCATGCTCGTCTCTG gtcaGGTGACAGCACGGGCCTTTGCCTTTGCCTTCATCGCAGACACCTGTGTGTTGGGCTTCCTGCTGGTGGCAGCCTTCCTCTtcttccacctcttcctcctcctgcgaGGCCAGACCACCAGAGAGTGGTACTCCATCCGCAGGCCCTACAACCTGGGATTACTGGGCAATTTGCGTCACGGCCTGGGTACCCGCTGGTACATCTGCTGGCTCTGCCCACTCATCCCCTCCCCACTGCCTGGGGACGGCATCCACTTCCAGGTCACAGAGTCACTGGAGCTGGATCCCAACCGCTCACGGTAA